A single genomic interval of Romboutsia ilealis harbors:
- a CDS encoding YdcF family protein, whose product MNKRKYIMSAMIIIGVLSILEWGISFSSIFLIVSMALIYIVFSMRDLCSKSKHLNIIYNIYKVIIIIFVSLFLLLEGLILLNINETKDADKVDNIDTMIVLGAKVNGTEISNTLKLRLDKAIEYYNKHKSVNIIVSGGQGNDENITEALAMKNYLISNGVNSNNIIEENKATTTLENIIYSKKILDNINNKGKVLIVTSDYHLFRGRLIASILGIENEGICSTSSISGRLYYMIREYPTSIIDLVKSMEYMLTYKNI is encoded by the coding sequence ATGAACAAAAGAAAATACATAATGTCTGCTATGATTATTATAGGTGTACTATCTATACTTGAATGGGGAATTAGTTTTTCATCTATATTTTTAATAGTATCTATGGCTCTTATATATATAGTTTTTTCTATGAGGGATTTATGTAGTAAAAGCAAGCATTTAAATATAATTTATAATATATATAAAGTTATAATAATCATATTTGTGTCTTTATTTTTATTATTAGAAGGATTGATACTTTTAAATATAAATGAAACAAAAGATGCAGATAAAGTAGATAATATAGATACAATGATAGTTCTTGGGGCTAAGGTAAATGGCACTGAAATTTCTAATACATTAAAATTAAGACTTGATAAGGCTATAGAGTATTACAACAAACATAAGTCTGTAAATATAATAGTATCTGGAGGTCAAGGTAATGATGAAAATATCACTGAGGCTTTAGCAATGAAAAATTATTTGATATCTAATGGAGTTAATTCAAATAATATTATTGAAGAAAATAAGGCCACAACTACATTAGAAAATATTATATATAGTAAAAAAATACTAGATAATATAAACAATAAAGGAAAAGTTCTTATAGTGACTAGTGATTATCATTTATTTAGAGGAAGACTTATTGCCAGTATTTTAGGTATAGAAAATGAAGGAATTTGTTCTACTAGCTCAATATCAGGAAGATTGTATTATATGATACGAGAATATCCAACTAGTATTATAGATTTAGTTAAAAGTATGGAATATATGCTTACTTATAAAAACATATAA
- a CDS encoding ADP-ribosylglycohydrolase family protein, whose amino-acid sequence MKRDEKYYKGCILGGAIGDALGHPIELKKLKVIKATYGSNGITNLTLNDKGVAEITDDTQMTLFTAEGILRANCKKGRCYIPAVVYNAYLRWYFTQRNIDTSGYDECTYNSYLLKYDELYEDRGAGNTCLTSLCKEEMGSIRDPINNSKGCGGVMRVAPIGLMYDKKEAFRLGCDCAALTHGHPSGYISGGMLSCIISCIIEGMEIDEAIEHAISFARDMDGHCECVEIVEKAVKLSENDLVDTDAIRMLGEGWVGEDALAIAIYSSLKYKNDFKKALICSVNHDGDSDSTGAICGNILGAYLGSDNIPKEWIDVIELKELLENISMDLLTGYEESEEWFEKYPKN is encoded by the coding sequence ATGAAAAGAGATGAAAAATATTATAAGGGGTGCATATTAGGTGGAGCTATAGGCGACGCTTTAGGTCATCCTATAGAATTAAAAAAACTTAAAGTAATTAAGGCTACATATGGAAGTAATGGAATAACTAATTTGACTTTAAATGATAAAGGTGTTGCAGAAATAACTGATGATACCCAAATGACTTTATTTACGGCAGAAGGAATATTAAGAGCAAATTGCAAAAAAGGTAGATGTTATATACCCGCTGTAGTATACAATGCCTATTTAAGGTGGTACTTTACACAAAGAAATATAGATACAAGTGGATATGATGAGTGTACATATAATAGCTATTTATTAAAATATGATGAATTGTATGAAGATAGAGGTGCAGGAAATACTTGTTTAACTTCATTATGCAAAGAAGAAATGGGGAGTATAAGAGACCCTATAAATAATAGCAAAGGGTGTGGTGGAGTTATGAGAGTAGCACCGATAGGACTTATGTATGATAAGAAAGAAGCATTTAGATTAGGATGTGATTGCGCCGCATTAACACATGGGCATCCAAGTGGATACATTAGTGGAGGAATGTTATCTTGTATAATATCATGCATTATTGAAGGTATGGAAATTGATGAAGCTATAGAACATGCTATATCATTTGCAAGGGATATGGACGGACATTGTGAGTGTGTAGAGATAGTAGAAAAAGCAGTTAAACTTTCTGAAAATGATTTAGTAGATACAGATGCTATAAGAATGCTTGGTGAAGGATGGGTTGGAGAAGATGCATTAGCCATAGCTATATATAGCAGCTTAAAATATAAGAATGACTTTAAAAAAGCATTAATTTGTTCAGTTAATCATGATGGAGATAGTGATAGCACAGGGGCTATTTGTGGTAATATTTTAGGTGCATATTTAGGGAGTGATAATATACCTAAAGAATGGATTGATGTAATTGAGCTTAAAGAATTATTAGAAAATATTTCAATGGATTTATTAACTGGATATGAAGAAAGTGAAGAGTGGTTTGAGAAGTATCCAAAAAATTAA
- a CDS encoding YitT family protein yields MIILCLGCFIMAVGLNMFLEPYTIASGGLTGLAIVFKSLFNTPLWFINLAFNIPLFIIGIKILGKRDAIKTLIGILLLTFFLKVTESLTTYNTTSDVLLSAIAGGIIVGISLGMLFRTDASTGGSELACLILNKIFPFISISTFLFIIDGIVIVLAGLVSRNIETTLYATISLYITIKISDTIIEGFNFSKSFIIVTDKFDELSKAIMTDLERGVTFLEGRGGYTNIKKEVLLVVVSRREEVHLKKLVNDIDSNAFIIINDAHEVLGEGFSKKIQ; encoded by the coding sequence ATGATAATATTATGTCTTGGATGTTTTATAATGGCTGTCGGACTTAATATGTTTTTAGAGCCATATACAATTGCATCAGGTGGATTAACAGGTTTAGCTATAGTCTTTAAAAGCTTATTTAATACTCCACTTTGGTTTATAAATTTAGCTTTTAATATACCATTATTTATAATTGGTATTAAAATCTTAGGGAAAAGAGATGCTATAAAGACTTTAATAGGTATTTTACTACTAACTTTTTTCTTAAAAGTAACAGAGAGTTTGACAACTTACAATACAACAAGTGATGTTTTATTGTCAGCTATAGCAGGTGGTATAATAGTTGGTATTAGCCTTGGTATGCTATTTAGAACAGATGCATCAACTGGTGGTTCTGAACTCGCTTGTCTTATTTTAAATAAAATATTTCCATTTATAAGTATCTCTACATTTTTATTTATAATAGATGGTATTGTTATTGTTCTTGCAGGGCTTGTATCTAGAAATATAGAAACTACATTATACGCTACTATTTCACTTTATATAACTATAAAAATATCTGATACTATTATTGAAGGCTTTAATTTTTCAAAATCTTTTATAATAGTTACTGATAAATTCGATGAATTATCTAAAGCTATTATGACAGATTTGGAAAGAGGAGTTACATTTTTAGAAGGACGTGGTGGATACACTAATATAAAAAAAGAAGTTTTATTGGTTGTAGTTTCTAGACGCGAAGAAGTTCATTTAAAAAAATTAGTTAATGACATAGATTCTAATGCATTTATTATAATTAATGATGCTCATGAGGTTTTAGGTGAAGGATTTAGCAAAAAAATCCAATAA